From a region of the Tateyamaria omphalii genome:
- a CDS encoding (deoxy)nucleoside triphosphate pyrophosphohydrolase, with protein MKVVLVSAVALIDVDGRVLIAQRPEGKSMAGLWEFPGGKVETGESPEAALIRELNEELGIDTWASCLAPLTFASQSYDNFHLLMPLFACRKWEGTPQSRENQALKWVKPKDLRDYPMPAADVPLIPILRDWL; from the coding sequence ATGAAAGTCGTGCTGGTCTCTGCGGTTGCCCTGATCGACGTCGATGGTCGTGTGCTGATTGCACAGCGGCCCGAAGGCAAATCAATGGCAGGCCTATGGGAGTTTCCCGGAGGCAAGGTCGAAACCGGCGAGTCGCCCGAAGCGGCGCTCATCCGGGAGTTGAACGAGGAACTGGGAATCGATACGTGGGCGTCTTGCCTCGCACCTCTGACATTTGCCAGCCAAAGCTATGATAACTTCCACCTGCTGATGCCGCTGTTTGCCTGCCGAAAGTGGGAAGGAACACCACAATCCCGCGAGAACCAGGCTTTAAAATGGGTTAAGCCCAAGGATTTGCGCGATTATCCAATGCCAGCCGCTGACGTCCCATTGATCCCAATCCTCCGCGATTGGTTGTAA
- the argJ gene encoding bifunctional glutamate N-acetyltransferase/amino-acid acetyltransferase ArgJ, with protein MAGALPRSPLAPETFPDLPQIDGVTFAAAEAGIKYSGRLDVMLAICAPGTSIAGVFTKSATRAAPVLDCQAKLGGEQDAGAAILVNAGNANAFTGRNGVDAVAAVVDATARATGLPADRVFTASTGVIGEPLPHGRITAHLSNLVTQQSADAIADAASAIMTTDTYSKGATQTIDVDGQPVTLAGIAKGSGMIAPDMATMLVYIFTDGQMTQSALQDLVRDTSDATFNCITVDSDTSTSDSLIVAATGASGVDVTGNTAFAEALYAVMLDLAHQVVRDGEGATKFVEIEVTGCTDKTAAKTHGLSIANSPLVKTAIAGEDPNWGRVVMAVGKSGAPAERDTLSIWFGETLVAENGWVSPTYREEDAAAHMKQDHIYIRVDCGMGDASATVWTCDLTHGYIEINADYRS; from the coding sequence ATGGCTGGCGCGCTGCCCCGGTCGCCACTGGCACCCGAGACGTTCCCAGACCTTCCCCAAATCGATGGCGTCACCTTTGCCGCTGCCGAGGCGGGTATAAAATATTCGGGGCGGCTGGACGTGATGCTGGCGATCTGTGCCCCTGGCACCAGTATCGCCGGGGTTTTTACCAAATCCGCAACTCGTGCGGCCCCGGTTCTGGATTGCCAAGCCAAGCTGGGCGGTGAGCAAGATGCCGGCGCAGCTATTCTGGTGAACGCAGGTAACGCCAACGCGTTTACCGGGCGTAACGGCGTCGATGCGGTCGCGGCAGTGGTCGATGCAACGGCAAGGGCAACCGGCTTGCCGGCAGATCGGGTGTTTACGGCATCGACCGGTGTGATTGGCGAGCCATTGCCGCACGGCCGGATCACAGCGCATCTGTCCAATCTCGTTACCCAACAGTCGGCGGATGCTATCGCGGACGCCGCGTCCGCGATCATGACGACGGATACGTACTCCAAGGGCGCAACGCAAACCATCGACGTCGATGGCCAACCCGTCACACTCGCAGGCATCGCTAAGGGCAGCGGCATGATCGCACCGGACATGGCCACAATGCTCGTGTACATCTTTACGGATGGGCAAATGACCCAAAGCGCGTTGCAGGACTTGGTGCGTGACACCAGTGACGCGACCTTCAATTGCATCACGGTCGACAGCGATACATCAACCTCTGACAGCTTGATTGTCGCCGCAACCGGGGCAAGCGGTGTTGATGTCACGGGCAACACTGCATTTGCAGAAGCCTTGTATGCCGTCATGCTTGATCTGGCGCACCAAGTTGTCCGAGACGGCGAAGGCGCCACAAAATTTGTTGAGATTGAAGTAACCGGCTGCACGGACAAGACTGCGGCAAAAACCCATGGATTGTCGATCGCCAATTCCCCATTGGTCAAAACTGCTATCGCTGGCGAGGATCCGAATTGGGGCCGCGTTGTAATGGCCGTCGGTAAATCGGGCGCCCCGGCAGAACGGGATACGTTGTCAATCTGGTTTGGGGAAACGCTCGTTGCGGAAAACGGTTGGGTCAGCCCCACCTACCGCGAGGAAGACGCCGCCGCCCATATGAAACAGGATCACATTTACATCCGCGTCGACTGCGGAATGGGAGATGCATCCGCGACAGTTTGGACCTGTGATTTGACCCACGGTTACATCGAAATCAACGCGGACTACCGGTCATGA